One region of Takifugu flavidus isolate HTHZ2018 chromosome 14, ASM371156v2, whole genome shotgun sequence genomic DNA includes:
- the LOC130537807 gene encoding transmembrane protein 47-like: MKMSVNEVYVFRPFKLIALLCVFLALCLDVVALLSPAWVTADHFSLSLWESCSQSEARTPAEDAEWSCFSTLTADWQIATLVLLVSGAAATLVAFLVAVISLCRGTQKQHYRTVAVLLFTAVVLQACALVLFPIKFIDGTVLQTYHEFNWGYGLGWGATIFMLGGGILFCLRTDIYEDAMY, from the exons ATGAAGATGTCCGTGAACGAGGTGTATGTGTTCCGGCCCTTCAAGCTCATCGCCCTGCTGTGCGTCTTCCTGGCGCTGTGTCTGGACGTGGTGGCCCTGCTGAGTCCAGCCTGGGTCACTGCCGACCACTTCTCCCTGTCTCTGTGGGAGTCCTGCTCCCAGTCCGAGGCTCGGACCCCGGCCGAGGACGCCGAGTGGAGCTGCTTCTCCACCCTCACCGCAG ACTGGCAGATTGCCaccctggtgctgctggtgtccgGCGCCGCGGCGACCCTGGTGGCCTTCTTGGTGGCTGTGATCTCGCTCTGCCGGGGGACCCAGAAGCAGCACTACCGCACCGTGGCCGTGTTGCTGTTCACCGCAG TGGTTCTGCAGGCCTGCGCTCTGGTCCTCTTCCCCATCAAGTTCATCGATGGAACGGTGCTCCAGACCTACCACGAGTTTAACTGGGGCTACGGGCTCGGCTGGGGAGCCACCATCTTCATGCTGGGCGGAGGCATCCTCTTCTGCCTGCGCACGGACATATACGAGGACGCCATGTACTGA
- the LOC130537806 gene encoding uncharacterized protein LOC130537806, protein MSTAEDDSHLSTHQINSKRTQSPAKLDERREELHLLLPSEVMEEIAKLVSRTQYTQHTRTKERQIRKFTTLLAKHNPSGTNPFSNHDTSLSDSQREKWVKNLSDRELTQTEEEVLSKGLNFSVTPEEVPTVELITATETAIRNNKLPEAEAEQIRLKVTAALASAKPPTSNITNEERRAIASLAKDKNITILPADKGRCTVVLNTTDYDTKILSLLTDTATYEKLKRDPTSSYKKKVVDLLQKLEKDKAIDRPQYYRLYPGETIPCIYGLPKIHKPGTPLRPIVSSINSVTYNISKYLASILSPMVGKTPHHIKNSQDFAQKVVGLTLLPEETMVSYDVTSLFTCIPTASAIDTIHKPLLLDKNLTERTTLTPAQICTMLDLCLNTTYFQYREGFYRQKHGCAMGSPVSPIVANLYMEKVESQALTSFTGTAPSHWFRYVDDTWVKIQTQELEAFSDHLNKTDEHVKFTREDVKGNSLAFLDCAVKITEDRNLTIEVYRKPTHTDQYLQFDSHHPLEHKLGVIRTLQHRAREIPTTSQGRKKEQDHIKTALKTCGYPDWAFTRTSRKRDLSKGEEERNKRRSVSIPYLSGVSEKFRRILGGNTTYRFISNPATLSDRG, encoded by the exons ATGTCGACAGCAGAAGATGACTCCCACCTGTCTACGCATCAGATCAACAGTAAAAGGACACAGAGCCCAG CTAAGTTAGACGAAAGAAGGGAGGAACTACACCTACTGCTCCCCTCTGAAGTAATGGAAGAAATAGCCAAACTCGTTTCCAGGACTCAGTacacccaacacaccaggaccaaggaACGTCAGATCCGAAAATTCACCACCCtactggcaaaacacaaccccagcgGAACCAACCCCTTCTCCAACCATGACACATCCCTGTCTGACTCAcaacgggagaaatgggtaaaaaacctatcagacagggagctcacacaaaccgaggaggaagtgctgtccaaaggtttgaatttttcagtcacccctgaagaggtaccgactgtcgaactcatcacagccactgagactgccatcagaaacaacaaactcccggaagcagaagcagaacagatcagactcaaggtaacagccgctctcgctagtgcaaaacctcccacctccaatatcacaaatgaggaaagaagagccattgcatccttagccaaggacaagaacatcaccatcttaccagctgacaaaggtaggtgcacaGTCGTACttaataccactgactatgacaccaagatactcagtctcctgacagataccgccacatatgagaaactcaagcgggaccccaccagctcatacaagaagaaggtggtagacttactacagaagctggaaaaggataaagccattgacagaccacaatactaccgtctatatccaggagaaaccatcccttgcatttatggattgcccaagatccacaaaccagggacccctctcagacccatagtaagcagtatcaattctgtaacctacaacatttccaaatacttggcctccatcttgtctcccatggttggcaagaccccacaccacatcaaaaactcccaagactttgctcaaaaagttgttggactcacactacttccagaagagactatggtatcttatgatgtcacgtcactcttcacgtgcatccccaccgccagcgccatagacaccatccacaagccccttctattggacaagaaccttacagaaagaacaaccttaacaccggcccaaatctgcaccatgctggacctgtgtttgaacaccacctatttccagtacagagaaggcttctacaggcagaaacatggctgtgccatgggctcaccagtatcccctatagttgccaatctatacatggagaaggtggaatcccaggccctgacatccttcacaggaactgcgccaagccactggttcaggtatgttgatgacacctgggtcaaaattcaaacacaagaattggaagctttctctgatcacctcaacaaaacagacgaacatgtaaaattcacccgggaagatgtaaaaggaaacagtctggcctttctggactgcgcggtcaagatcactgaggacagaaatctcaccatcgaagtctacagaaaacctacacatactgaccagtacctccagtttgactctcaccacccactggaacacaagttgggagtgatcagaactctccaacaccgggccagagaaatacccaccacatcccaaggcagaaagaaggaacaggaccacattaagacagctctcaaaacatgtggctacccagactgggccttcaccaggacctcaagaaagcgagacctcagcaaaggagaggaggagagaaacaaacgccgcagcgtttccatcccctacctgtctggagtctcggagaagtttaggaggatcttAGGaggaaacacgacataccggttcatttcaaacccagcaacactctcagacagaggttag